In Zingiber officinale cultivar Zhangliang chromosome 1A, Zo_v1.1, whole genome shotgun sequence, the DNA window TTTGAAAAAAAACCTTAATTATCATTTGAATActcttataaatattttaaaatattgtaaAAGAATGTGCAACCTCAATCATTTGCTCTTTCAGATGTTCATAGTTATCATGACAAGtacaaagaaatttaaaaaacattatCGATGGCATGCAAGTATATCTATTCGTATGTTGTCAAATTGATGCTGGAAGTTGAGAGCATACACATAGAATTTGATGAAGCTATCTTTGGACATCCTAAAAGTGTATGGTTGCTAAGAGAAGATATCTTGTGTTTTATGGAGATGAAAGAGATAGGTGCTAGGCAaattttggtttacatggggtatgtTATGTCTTAAATCCAATATTTGTTCGCATGCTATGCTTTGTTCACAATATatgttcacatgcttttgctttgGTTTACATGGAGTATATTTAGATTTTCCATTATTTTACCATTACCCTGCAATTATCTTACAGTTACCTTTATAAATActtgaagaaagaaaatagagctgAGTATGTCTCATTTGTGGATCCTGATCACATATCTACATGTGGTGTGGGCGAAGAAGGCAATAAATTGTCACAATATATTGTTGCTCAGTTGGGAGCATCGAACAAAGATAGCATCTGCTTCATCCCATACAACActgggtaagattttaattatttattaattcctattattactatttaatattatattttcattTGTACATGTACCATTGGATCCTAACTATAATTAATaaagataagaatatgatatatttattggactcattgagtaacAGGAACCGAGATCATGCTTggcaaactattgtgaccaagtaGATAGTAGATTATGTTGATTGTGAATGCATTCAATTAATTAGAGGTTGaaaaaataactttctattttttacaatatagtggggtcaagatatacaatgcatcaaggggtatttcaaaaggatcaggttttaaacaattgacggtatgtattgtgactatgtatttagacattaATTAATAATTCTTATATTTGGATGAGACTTATTGCATGACATTTTCAATTTCCTTAGGGTAATCTAAAATAAAATGAtggtgttgaatgtggatattgtgaaATGTACACTATGTGAAAAATGACGTTTTACTTCGCCATGATTTACTTCATCAATTTAAATATACGAGGTAAAAGTGAATAAGCAACTTTGCTGAAAAAACTGACGAAGTATATACAAATATAGACTTCGCAGATTTAAAAACGCGGGCTTCGCTTTAAACTGAAATAAGCTATTACTTCGGAAAGTTGTTAAATACCGAAGTAGTAACGTCGTGAATAGAATTTTTAGTGTTTACTCCGAAGTAATAGTACAAGAGTTAACTTTTATTTTGAGACCACTTTTATTTCCCCCCACTTTTTTGTTAACTTCCCTCTGCCGAAATaaagttggacctcctcttccttccccttcatttCAGTCCTCTCCGTTCCCTCTCGTTAGGGCTTCCCTCTGCCGAAATAAggttggacctcctcttccttccccttcatttCAGTCCTCTCCGTTCCCTCTCGTTAGGGCTTCCGATTTGGAGTCTTAGGCAACAGAGATGAAGGTTTCCTCGTTAGGGCTTCCGAAATAAGGTTTGGCAACTTGAACTTTCTTACACAGGGTTTAGGTTGCAAGTGTTTGAGATAGACCATATGTTTTCTTTCCTtcgatttctttttcttattcttcttctttttctcctcctttattttgcaaaatcatgttttagacggtctccaatttgttgtaggtttggtgctattcttccaacaaagacaagtgtttggaaattttttttactttttttttcagtCTCTATGTTTACAAGGTCATTACCTAAAAATACACATGCTTTCAAGTTAGAGTAAGACATGTGTTGTACTCTTACTCCTTCAAGTTGTCCCTCAAAATCTCAGTTCCACATgtattaatttttcttaaaaaaaaatacttgccTCTTAATGCAAGCAAGCATAGCACCAGTTGAATTTAAATATCAACTATAGAAGATGGATTGTTTTCCCATGAGATAGCAAAAACTAATGTAACTAATGTGTGTTTTTGTTTCCTTGTTCAGACAATTTGCTAAGCAACCATCAACATTCATATACAAATCAATATTGCTAGAACACTCACCTTTATAATTTCTATTTTGTCCTTGCTCTCTCGGTGACCACTACACTCCTATTCAAATCTTGATGATGAATGCCTCCTTTCTTTATATAAATGTGATCAGATACTTTATCTTTGTCCTCTTGAAATGGATTGAAATAAAACAGCGATGCATCCAATTTCTATCTAATGCCTTGTGTTGTATACTCGATCCACACTAGGTATAATTTGATAAAGAGTGATTACATCTCTCTATTATTTGCTACTCTCTTTGGCATAAGATAGCTTAGCATTTTCTCCACTAGGTAGATGATGATaataacttttaaatacaacattcaCTAATAGTTATAGTAAATTCTCACCATCCTAACATAATTTGTCTTTGTGCTACCTGTTTCATCCACTATGAAGATCCCAAATACAGCATTTCAGAATCAGACAATCTCAACTATGCTATCACTTATTGAGATTAAATGTGTAACTGCTTCATCCAGCACAAATACAACAATTTAATTTAACAATTTCTAACTATGATACCACTTaagataaataatttaataaaattcaaagtaaatctttggctaaaaaaaatatgagagtaaaaatacaataaaactaaataaaattactaTTCACACTTTCTATAGTTACATCTCAAACCTTTCCTAACTCCTCAGGATGACAAAAAAAGTTCTAATAAAAAAACTTGTGTAAGCTCTCTGAAAATGTATCACACAACTTGTACAAATGCAACCCAGCATATCTCCTACATTCTGAAATGCTCCATCCATGAACAATTTATAACCACCATAAATTTCAAGAAATTTGGTTACAATTGGATTAAACGAACTCAAAACTGCTTCCATCACAAATTTCAACAAtcacaacagcatgattatgaaaaactaactttaaaatcagaaattagagGGGTTTTCTTTTACTACTATCAGGCTGAATGGTCTCCAACACTGGATTGCTGACAACCCAATAGATTCAATCTATTTAAGAGCGTTCATATGTCAAATGATTGAGTGTGCATGTTCGAAAaaagacaagtgtttggaaattcaACTGGTGCCATGCTTTCATTCTTTATATATCCACATATTGTACAAAATACGCATTATTTTTCTTCATGATGAGTAGAAAATATTGACAGCTGTTGGAATGAGTATAAAATATGGAACTGTGCTCGATATGAATTTGACTACCTTTTTGCAGTCTTACTCTAACGTTTGCTTAACATATATGTAGTATCTTCAGGTTTTGATCAAAGAACACATTGAGCTAGCGGTAAATAATTTTAGCACGATAATTCTGAAGAAGTTTCTTGGGATTCTGTTGTACTATAATGGATAAATCCTGGATTTACTTAGATAGGAGGTCCAAAGAGTATGAGGAGGGTGTGGAACAATTCATTAGAAGTTGTTTGTAGAATCCACATATCGACCCCAATTTAATTcattgtccttgttgcaaatgtatGAATCTTAAAAAGGGAGCGGTTATGTGGATTCGGGAGCATCTTTACTTCAATTGTTTcagtaaaaattatttgaattggattTGGCATGGTGAGGCTGCGGAGAAGGATAGATTAAATTCGAGTGTCAACCAAGAGCCAACTGATAATTGTCATGATGATTTTGAAACTGTTAATTTGTGTGAGGCAACGTATGATAACCATACAGAAAATCCAGAAGCATTTATGAAGTTTTTGGAGGAAGCAGAGAAGCCACTGTATAAGGGATGCAAACGTTACACAAAGTTGAGTGCACTTGTAAAACTATACAATACCAAAGCAAGGCATGGGAtgagtgatgctctattttcagATCTACTAGCAGATTTTGGGGACATGCTGCAAGATAACCACAATCTGTCATCGTCAATTTATGAAGCAAAGAAGACGTTGAGTTGTTTGGCTTTGAGTCATGAAAAAATTCATGCTTGTTCCAATGATTGCATCCTTTATAGGAAACAATATAAAGACTGCGTAAGCTGCCCGAAATGTGGCTTATCAAGATGGAAGCTAACCAAGAAAAATGTTGAGAAGAAAGGTGTTCCTGCCAAAGTGGTTTGGTATTTCCCTCCCATACCAAGATTTAagcgcatgtttaaatctttagaaACTTCCAGAAATTTAACATGGCATGCAGATAGCACAAGAGTTGTTGGTCAGTTACGCCATCCAGTTGATTCACCATCATGGAAATTGGTGGATCATATGTGGCCCGACTTTGGAAGTGAGGCAAGAAATATTCGCCTGGAATTTACAGCCGATGGAATTAATCCTCACAGCAATCTTAGTAGTCGCTACAGTTGCTGGCCAATCATGCTGGCCACATATAATTTGCCTCCAGACATGTGCATGAAAAGGAAATTCATCATGCTAACGATGCTCATTTCAGGGCCGAAACAGCCTGGAAACGATATCGACGTCTACCTTGAGGTTCTGGTTGATGATTTGCAGCTC includes these proteins:
- the LOC121998166 gene encoding uncharacterized protein LOC121998166, producing MWIREHLYFNCFSKNYLNWIWHGEAAEKDRLNSSVNQEPTDNCHDDFETVNLCEATYDNHTENPEAFMKFLEEAEKPLYKGCKRYTKLSALVKLYNTKARHGMSDALFSDLLADFGDMLQDNHNLSSSIYEAKKTLSCLALSHEKIHACSNDCILYRKQYKDCVSCPKCGLSRWKLTKKNVEKKGVPAKVVWYFPPIPRFKRMFKSLETSRNLTWHADSTRVVGQLRHPVDSPSWKLVDHMWPDFGSEARNIRLEFTADGINPHSNLSSRYSCWPIMLATYNLPPDMCMKRKFIMLTMLISGPKQPGNDIDVYLEVLVDDLQLLWEGVDGVYDAYRREVFTLKAVLLWTINDFPTYGNLSGCTTHGYYACPICGEDTNAKHLPNGKKMSFAGHR